The Pyrenophora tritici-repentis strain M4 chromosome 2, whole genome shotgun sequence genome window below encodes:
- a CDS encoding BCIP domain containing protein, whose amino-acid sequence MAKRKQERDPEELPDASDKRKQKDDDDSGSDEDMDMVNVDFEWFDPQPAVDFHGLKNLLRQLLDVDSQLFNLSELADIILSQPLLGSTVKVDGNETDPYAFLTVLNLETYKDKKVIQDLTTYLTKKSQPTIPSLAPLLASTSTAQIGLILTERFINMPHEIVPPMYTMLLEEIQWAVEEKEPYTFTHYLVLSKCYSEIASQLPSHDTAPSKKRSKKADGGEETFYFHPEDEVLHKHAVGYTSFEYDTPVDEGASDSKRAFQELGVRPKGHMVLIEAGNFEGAVEAVKGFLSGQ is encoded by the exons ATGGCGAAACGAAAACAAGAACGAGACCCGGAAGAGCTACCGGATGCATCAGACAAGCGCAAACAGAAAGATGACGACGATTCCGGCAGCGACGAG GACATGGACATGGTGAACGTCGACTTTGAATGGTTTGACCCACAACCCGCCGTCGACTTCCACGGCCTCAAGAACCTCCTGCGTCAACTCCTAGACGTAGACTCGCAACTCTTCAACCTATCTGAACTCGCAGACATAATCCTGTCGCAACCGCTCCTCGGCAGCACTGTAAAGGTCGACGGCAATGAGACGGATCCCTATGCTTTTCTTACTGTTTTGAATTTGGAGACATACAAG GACAAAAAAGTAATCCAAGACCTAACCACCTACCTGACCAAAAAATCACAACCCACAATCCCCAGCCTCGCCCCCCTCCTCGCATCCACATCCACCGCGCAAATTGGCCTCATCTTGACCGAGCGCTTCATAAACATGCCGCACGAAATCGTGCCTCCAATGTACACGATGCTCTTGGAAGAAATCCAATGGGCGGTTGAGGAAAAGGAGCCTTACACCTTCACCCACTACCTCGTCCTTTCAAAGTGCTATTCTGAAATCGCGTCGCAGCTACCCAGTCACGATACAGCGCCGAGCAAGAAACGGAGTAAGAAGGCTGATGGAGGGGAGGAGACGTTTTACTTCCACCCAGAGGATGAGGTGTTGCATAAGCATGCGGTGGGTTATACGAGCTTCGAGTATGATACGCCCGTGGATGAGGGGGCGAGTGATAGTAAGAGGGCGTTTCAGGAGTTGGGGGTCCGGCCAAAGGGACATATGGTATTGATTGAGGCAGGGAATTTTGAGGGTGCGGTAGAGGCTGTGAAGGGGTTCTTGAGCGGGCAATga
- a CDS encoding GuaA, GMP synthase, PP-ATPase domain-subunit has product MATDGSDPIPPHKTFDTILVLDFGSQYTHLITRRLRELNVYSEMLPCTTKIADLPFTPKGVILSGGPYSVYEEGAPHVDHAVFDLGVPILGICYGLQEMAWHFGKNAGVTAGEKREYGHATLKVESHGGHMDELFKDLGNDAEVWMSHGDKLSAMPQDFMTIATTGNSPYAGIAHKSNKYYGIQFHPEVTHTKKGTIVLKNFALDICQANSNWTMSKFVDQEITRIRKLVGDKGQVIGAVSGGVDSTVAAKLMKEAIGDRFHAVMVDNGVLRLNEAVQVKKTLDEGLGINLTVIDASDLFLDRLKGVTDDPEKKRKIIGNTFIEVFQQQAEKIKAEAHESANAGEIEWLLQGTLYPDVIESLSFKGPSQTIKTHHNVGGLPKDMKLKVIEPLRELFKDEVRQLGKELGIPEDLVWRHPFPGPGIAIRILGEVTREQVRIAREADHIFIEEIRAAGLYKNISQAFAALLPVKAVGVMGDKRVHDQVIALRAVETSDFMTADWYPFDGEFLKRVSRRIVNEVNGVCRVVYDITSKPPGTIEME; this is encoded by the exons ATGGCGACCGACGGCTCCGACCCAATTCCTCCCCACAAGACGTTTGATACCATTCTCGTCCTCGACTTTGGCTCCCAGTACACGCATCTCATCACGCGCCGACTCCGCGAACTCAATGTCTACTCAGAGATGCTGCCATGCACTACCAAGATTGCCGATCTGCCATTTACACCCAAGGGAGTCATTCTCTCCGGTGGTCCGTACTCGGTCTATGAGGAAGGCGCACCGCACGTCGATCACGCCGTATTCGACCTAGGCGTACCAATTCTGGGAATATGCTATGGACTACAAGAGATGGCATGGCACTTTGGCAAGAACGCGGGTGTAACTGCAGGTGAGAAGAGGGAATACGGCCACGCAACTTTGAAGGTTGAGAGCCACGGCGGACACATGGACGAGCTGTTCAAGGACCTAGGAAACGATGCGGAGGTCTGGATGAGCCATGGTGATAAGCTCAGCGCCATGCCCCAGGACTTTATGACCATTGCGACAACTGGCAACTCACCATATGCGGGTATCGCGCACAAGTCCAACAAGTACTACGGTATCCAGTTCCACCCAGAGGTGACGCATACGAAGAAGGGAACGATCGTGTTGAAGAACTTTGCTCTTGACATTTGCCAGGCAAACTCAAACTGGACAATGAGCAAGTTTGTGGACCAGGAGATTACGCGCATCAGAAAGCTTGTGGGTGACAAGGGCCAGGTCATTGGAGCAGTCAGCGGTGGTGTTGACTCAACCGTTGCTGCGAAACTGATGAAGGAGGCCATTGGTGATCGCTTCCACGCCGTCATGGTCGACAACGGTGTGTTGCGACTCAACGAGGCAGTCCAAGTCAAGAAGACGCTTGATGAGGGCCTAGGCATCAACCTCACCGTAATCGATGCATCCGACCTCTTCCTCGACCGCCTCAAGGGTGTAACCGACGACCCAGAGAAGAAGCGCAAAATCATCGGCAACACCTTCATTGAAGTCTTCCAACAACAAGCCGAAAAGATCAAGGCCGAAGCACACGAATCCGCCAATGCAGGCGAAATCGAATGGCTCCTCCAGGGAACCCTCTACCCAGACGTGATCGAATCTCTCTCCTTCAAGGGCCCCTCCCAAACCATCAAAACCCACCACAACGTCGGCGGCCTCCCCAAAGATATGAAACTCAAAGTCATCGAGCCTCTCCGCGAACTCTTCAAAGACGAAGTCCGCCAACTAGGCAAAGAACTCGGTATCCCCGAGGACCTCGTCTGGCGTCACCCCTTCCCCGGCCCAGGCATCGCAATCCGCATCCTCGGCGAAGTCACCCGCGAACAAGTGCGCATCGCACGCGAAGCCGATCACATCTTCATTGAGGAGATTCGCGCTGCGGGACTTTACAAGAACATCTCACAAGCTTTTGCGGCGCTGTTACCGGTTAAGGCGGTGGGCGTTATGGGCGACAAGCGCGTGCATGATCAAGTTATTGCACTCAGGGCAGTGGAGACGAGCGATTTCATGACGGCAGATTGGTATCCGTTTGATGGCGAGTTCTTGAAGAGGGTTAGTCGGAGGATTGTTAATGAGGTTAATGGTGTTTGCCGGGTGGTTTATGATA TTACGAGTAAGCCTCCTGGTACCATTGAGATGGAGTAA